The genomic DNA ACGCACCCCAAAAACGAACCCCGCCGGGGACAAACCCGGCGGGCGTTCTTGGGAAGAAGAACCGAGGACTGTGTGGCGGGCTTCCGCTCGCCGTGGCTTGCTCGAGTGGCGACTCTCTCTCCGAACCTCTCGCTCCGGCACCTCTCTCGCTGAAACGCCGGGATCTCTCCTGCCCCTCGCGGGGCTCCTCATCGCGGCTGGTCTCTCAGGTCAGCACACGCCCGGGTGATCGCTCACATGCTCCAACGCTCCGTACCTTGCTCTCCGGCTCGCCGGCCGTCGGTTTCTATCCCTCTCTCAATCCATGACGTTGATCCGGAACGCGGCACACACTTCCAAGGCCGCTCCGGAGGACACACGCCGCTTACAAACCGCTCTCGACGTCGTCGAGCATCGCCTCGATCGCAACATCAAGCTTCTCGTCCGTCTCATACGTTCCCGCCTCGATCTGCGCACGAACCTGATCCACCAGGTCCTGCCGGATCTCCGGCAGCCCACGAAGACGCGCAAGAAGACGCGACGCCTCCGAGAGTTCCAACTGGTCCTCGCCGCGCTGCACGGGCGCAGCCGCAGGACGCTCCGGGGCTATCTCACGCGGCTCGGCCCTTCCGACCGAGCCGACGCCAGAAGACCCACTCACTGATGAGATGTTCATCATGTCCATACACTCCATGGCCAACTCGGGGTGAACCCGAACGACCAAACGACTCGTACCGCCACCACGCGGCACGCCCCACATGCCCCGGCTTGACGCTCGCCGAGACATGCTTTCCCTACACCCAAGAGATCGACGCCCCGGCAACAAACCCTTGAGATTCTGGCGGCTTATGCTCAAGTCGCCTAACCCGATGAAAGAACGAGGTTTGCAAGTGATAACTCACCGACGGACCACCGATGTTTTTCTCACTCGGGACACACACATTTCCTCTCGCGCAATCGCTGCCGAAAGCCGCACACCCCTCCAGGTTGGTAGGTTCATGGTCGGCGTCGTGTTATGTATGTGTATGGCTTTGCAGGTCTTGGCTCAACCCGAACCCAGGGAACGCGGCAAGCGCAACGCCCCGACCCAGGAGAAGGCCCCAGCCAATCCTGCGCCCAAGCAGGCCCCCAAGCCCGGCTCGCTCGCCGAAGAAGGACGCTCGCTCTTTCCTGAAGCCGCAAAGACCACCCGAACCGGCAGCGGCGATTCATACTGGCGCATCGTCATCGTCTCCGTCAGCGGACCCGAAGCGAAGCAGACCGCCGAGATGGCCCTCTGGAAAGTCCAGAACGTCGGCATGCTCCCCGATGCCTATCTCATGCAGATCGAGGAGAACGCCTGGCGTGTCTGCTACGG from Phycisphaeraceae bacterium includes the following:
- a CDS encoding flagellar biosynthesis anti-sigma factor FlgM, which translates into the protein MMNISSVSGSSGVGSVGRAEPREIAPERPAAAPVQRGEDQLELSEASRLLARLRGLPEIRQDLVDQVRAQIEAGTYETDEKLDVAIEAMLDDVESGL